From the Lampris incognitus isolate fLamInc1 chromosome 6, fLamInc1.hap2, whole genome shotgun sequence genome, one window contains:
- the nr2f2 gene encoding COUP transcription factor 2 isoform X1 translates to MAMVVWRGSQDDVADTQGALSSQTQGGLSLPTPQPGQLNLTASQVAPPTPQTPVQGPPNNTQSTPTSQTTQQSEKQPQHIECVVCGDKSSGKHYGQFTCEGCKSFFKRSVRRNLTYTCRANRNCPIDQHHRNQCQYCRLKKCLKVGMRREAVQRGRMPPTQPHHGQFALTNGDPLHCHSYLSGYISLLLRAEPYPTSRYGSQCMQPNNIMGIENICELAARMLFSAVEWARNIPFFPDLQITDQVALLRLTWSELFVLNAAQCSMPLHVAPLLAAAGLHASPMSADRVVAFMDHIRIFQEQVEKLKALHVDSAEYSCLKAIVLFTTDACGLSDVAHVESLQEKSQCALEEYVRSQYPNQPTRFGKLLLRLPSLRTVSSSVIEQLFFVRLVGKTPIETLIRDMLLSGSSFNWPYMSIQ, encoded by the exons ATGGCAATGGTAGTGTGGAGAGGCTCCCAGGACGATGTGGCCGACACCCAAGGCGCCCTTTCCTCGCAGACCCAAGGAGGACTATCTCTGCCGACCCCTCAGCCGGGCCAGTTGAATCTGACAGCCTCTCAGGTCGCCCCTCCGACCCCCCAGACGCCCGTGCAGGGACCCCCGAACAACACGCAGTCCACGCCGACGAGCCAGACGACGCAGCAGTCGGAGAAGCAGCCGCAGCACATCGAGTGCGTGGTGTGCGGGGACAAGTCCAGCGGCAAGCACTACGGCCAGTTCACGTGCGAGGGCTGCAAGAGCTTCTTCAAGCGGAGCGTGCGGCGGAACCTCACCTACACGTGCCGCGCCAACCGGAATTGCCCGATCGATCAGCACCACCGCAATCAGTGTCAGTACTGCCGCCTCAAGAAATGCCTCAAAGTCGGCATGAGACGGGAAG CCGTGCAAAGGGGACGGATGCCACCCACGCAGCCGCACCACGGCCAGTTCGCCTTGACAAACGGGGACCCGCTGCACTGCCATTCCTACTTATCCGGATATATCTCTCTTCTGCTGAGAGCCGAGCCCTACCCGACGTCCCGCTATGGCAGCCAGTGCATGCAGCCCAACAACATCATGGGCATCGAGAACATTTGCGAACTTGCGGCCCGGATGCTCTTCAGCGCCGTGGAGTGGGCCAGGAATATCCCCTTCTTCCCAGACCTGCAAATCACCGACCAGGTGGCCCTGCTGAGGCTGACGTGGAGCGAGCTGTTTGTGCTCAACGCGGCGCAGTGCTCCATGCCTCTGCACGTGGCCCCCCTCCTGGCGGCCGCCGGCCTCCACGCGTCCCCCATGTCCGCCGACAGAGTGGTGGCCTTTATGGACCACATACGGATCTTCCAGGAGCAAGTGGAGAAGCTCAAAGCGTTGCACGTCGACTCCGCCGAGTACAGCTGCCTAAAGGCCATCGTGCTCTTCACCACAG ATGCTTGTGGGCTGTCAGACGTGGCCCACGTGGAAAGTTTGCAGGAGAAGTCCCAGTGCGCCCTGGAGGAGTACGTACGGAGCCAGTATCCCAACCAGCCCACCCGCTTTGGGAAGCTGCTCCTGCGCTTGCCCTCCCTGCGCACGGTCTCCTCCTCGGTCATAGAACAGTTATTTTTCGTCCGCTTGGTAGGTAAAACCCCCATTGAAACTCTCATCAGGGATATGTTGCTGTCGGGGAGCAGTTTTAACTGGCCTTACATGTCCATTCAGTAA
- the nr2f2 gene encoding COUP transcription factor 2 isoform X2, giving the protein MAMVVWRGSQDDVADTQGALSSQTQGGLSLPTPQPGQLNLTASQVAPPTPQTPVQGPPNNTQSTPTSQTTQQSEKQPQHIECVVCGDKSSGKHYGQFTCEGCKSFFKRSVRRNLTYTCRANRNCPIDQHHRNQCQYCRLKKCLKVGMRREAVQRGRMPPTQPHHGQFALTNGDPLHCHSYLSGYISLLLRAEPYPTSRYGSQCMQPNNIMGIENICELAARMLFSAVEWARNIPFFPDLQITDQVALLRLTWSELFVLNAAQCSMPLHVAPLLAAAGLHASPMSADRVVAFMDHIRIFQEQVEKLKALHVDSAEYSCLKAIVLFTTDACGLSDVAHVESLQEKSQCALEEYVRSQYPNQPTRFGKLLLRLPSLRTVSSSVIEQLFFVRLIDDAQL; this is encoded by the exons ATGGCAATGGTAGTGTGGAGAGGCTCCCAGGACGATGTGGCCGACACCCAAGGCGCCCTTTCCTCGCAGACCCAAGGAGGACTATCTCTGCCGACCCCTCAGCCGGGCCAGTTGAATCTGACAGCCTCTCAGGTCGCCCCTCCGACCCCCCAGACGCCCGTGCAGGGACCCCCGAACAACACGCAGTCCACGCCGACGAGCCAGACGACGCAGCAGTCGGAGAAGCAGCCGCAGCACATCGAGTGCGTGGTGTGCGGGGACAAGTCCAGCGGCAAGCACTACGGCCAGTTCACGTGCGAGGGCTGCAAGAGCTTCTTCAAGCGGAGCGTGCGGCGGAACCTCACCTACACGTGCCGCGCCAACCGGAATTGCCCGATCGATCAGCACCACCGCAATCAGTGTCAGTACTGCCGCCTCAAGAAATGCCTCAAAGTCGGCATGAGACGGGAAG CCGTGCAAAGGGGACGGATGCCACCCACGCAGCCGCACCACGGCCAGTTCGCCTTGACAAACGGGGACCCGCTGCACTGCCATTCCTACTTATCCGGATATATCTCTCTTCTGCTGAGAGCCGAGCCCTACCCGACGTCCCGCTATGGCAGCCAGTGCATGCAGCCCAACAACATCATGGGCATCGAGAACATTTGCGAACTTGCGGCCCGGATGCTCTTCAGCGCCGTGGAGTGGGCCAGGAATATCCCCTTCTTCCCAGACCTGCAAATCACCGACCAGGTGGCCCTGCTGAGGCTGACGTGGAGCGAGCTGTTTGTGCTCAACGCGGCGCAGTGCTCCATGCCTCTGCACGTGGCCCCCCTCCTGGCGGCCGCCGGCCTCCACGCGTCCCCCATGTCCGCCGACAGAGTGGTGGCCTTTATGGACCACATACGGATCTTCCAGGAGCAAGTGGAGAAGCTCAAAGCGTTGCACGTCGACTCCGCCGAGTACAGCTGCCTAAAGGCCATCGTGCTCTTCACCACAG ATGCTTGTGGGCTGTCAGACGTGGCCCACGTGGAAAGTTTGCAGGAGAAGTCCCAGTGCGCCCTGGAGGAGTACGTACGGAGCCAGTATCCCAACCAGCCCACCCGCTTTGGGAAGCTGCTCCTGCGCTTGCCCTCCCTGCGCACGGTCTCCTCCTCGGTCATAGAACAGTTATTTTTCGTCCGCTTG